The genome window GTCCCCTCACCTTGTAAAGTGGGAATACAGAGTGAGAACACATTCAGCGAGTCAAGATTTACGGCACAAATGAAAATATTGGTGTTGACCTGGGAATTTCCCCCTCGCATTGTAGGTGGTATTGCCCGTCATGTGGCTGAACTTTACCCAGAACTGGTGAAACGAGGGCATGAAATCCATATCGTGACCGTTCAGTTTGGAGAAGCGCCAGCCTATGAAGAGGTCGAAGGGGTTCAGGTTCATCGCGTGATCGTGGGAGAAGGCCATAACTTTTTCCATTGGGTTGGACGGATGAACGAGAGTATGGGGAGTTTTGGGGGGCAGTTGTTGATCCAGAAGCGCCCCTTTGATATCATCCATGCCCATGATTGGCTGGTGGGAGATTCCGCGATCGCGCTCAAACATCATTTCCACATCCCCTTAGTTGCCACGATTCATGCAACCGAGTATGGGCGGAATAATGGCATCCATAACGACGTGCAGCGCCATGTCAGTGAAAAGGAGCGATTTTTGGCCCACGAGGCTTGGCGCATTATTGTTTGCACCCAGTACATGAAACGGGAAGTCACCAAGGTGCTACACATGCCGTCGGACAAAATTGATATTGTTTACAACGGCATTCGGGCAGAGAAAAAGCATCTTGATCCCGATTTTGACGTGCTGTCGTTTCGGCAACGATTCGCCCAAGACGACGAAAAAATTGTTTACTACGTTGGACGAATTACCTACGAAAAAGGCATTGTTCGGCTACTGCAAGCCGCGCCCTTGGTGATTCAAGCATTGGGGGGCCAGGTCAAATTTGTCATTATTGGAACCGGGCAACTGGAGCCGTTACAACGACAGGCGAAGGAACTCGGGATCTGGGATTATTGTTGTTTTACGGGGTTTATGCCCGATGAGGATTTAGATAAATTTCAAACGATCGCAGACTGTGCCGTGTTCCCCAGCTTGTATGAACCCTTTGGCATCGTCGCCTTGGAAAGTTTTGCGGCGCGGGTTCCCGTCGTGGTATCGGATACAGGCGGGTTACCGGAGGTCGTTGACCATGGCCGAACCGGGGTCGTGACGACGACGAATGACGCACTATCCCTGGCTCAGGGAATTTTAGAAATCCTCAAAAATCCAGAGTTAGCCCATCAATTGGTGGAAAATGCCTATCAAGAATTGGAGCATCGCTTCCGGTGGTCCCTGTTAGCGGAACAAACGGAAAAAATTTATCAACGAGTTGTACAGGAGCGATCGCAGGTGAATTGGTAAGGCCACGATCGGGAGGGGAAGGATGGATCTGACAGCACGCATTGACTGGTTACGGCAATTCACCGTTTTGGGCAGTTTGTCCGACGCTGCGCTGGCCGCGATGGGGGCAGCGATCGCGGAACTTCCTTTCCAAGCCAATCGCCGACTTGTGTTGGAAGACACGGCACCAGCAGCACTGTATATCCTGTACCAAGGACATCTGGAAAGCTATCGCACCAGTCCCAATACGATCGCAAAGGTGGTGGGGATCTTGCCCGGTGCGGTGTTGTATCTCAAGGAACTGCTGCTGGATCAACCCGCCGAGCAAACGACGATCACGTTAGATGCTGGTGTAGTGTGGCAAGTTCCTCGGGATCGCTTGCGATCGATCGTTCAGCAGTATCCGGAAGTTGGTCAGTTAGTGTCCCAACAATTGGCGGAAGCTTTGCAGGAAGTGGAAGCCACGTTGAATTTTGAGCGGGAACGAGAACGGGCATTACGGCCCTATTTGGTGCCCAAAGTGCGGCGGGGCATTGTGGGCGCGAGTCGCTATGCGGTGCGCTTGCGGCAGGACATTCGGAAAGCGACGGGGGATCGTCAACCCGTGTTGATCTTTGGGGAGCCGGGTCTCAATAAGGACAACATTGCAGCATTGATTCACTTTGGGTCTGCCGATCGCCATGAACCATTGGTGAAGCTGAATTGCAATACCTTACAAGCCAATGGTGCAGACTTATTTGGCCGGGGTAATCGATCGGGGATCCTGGATTGGATGGGCCGGGGCACACTGATGTTGAATAATCTGGAGGATTTGCCCCCCCATCTGGAAGATTCGCTAATTCAGCTATTGGAAACCGGGCAGTATGCACCCGTGCCCAGCAATAGTGACTCTAGGCAAAATGCAGCATTGCCGAGTTCCGATGGAGATGAACCGACTGGGGATGAACCCACGACCAACCTAAAGGTTTCGGAAGCTCGCATCATCATGACTTCCGAGAAAATTGTGCCCCAAGTGGAAAAATGTCAGCAGGCTCGACATTCCATTAAGGTACCACCGCTGCGGGTGCGGAAGTCGGATATTGCAGCGCAGGTGGAATATTACCTCAGCTTGACCTGTCGATCGCGCGGGATAGCGAAGCCCAAAGTTACACCGGAGGCACTGCGGCGATTACAAAGCTACGACTTTCCGGGGAATCTCACGGAATTGGAAAACCTGGTCAATCGGGCTTTGTTGCAAGCGGATAGAGCGGTGGAATTAACCGAAGAAGTGTTTTGGCCAGCCAGTATTAAAGCCAATCGATTTCGGGTGAATTTACTCAATACCTATCCTCAGTTGCGACAATTTTTACGCAGTGATTGGTATCCCGATCGGATTAATTATGGATTGACCTTAACAGCATTTGCCTTGATTCTAGGGGTGTTATTTCTAGGCCCCCAAAGTCGCGATCGGAATTTTGCACTCAATATATTTTGGGACTGGTGGTGGCTGGGCAGTTGCTTAATTTTTCCATTTTTGGGACGGATTTGGTGCTCGTTTTGTCCCTTTATGATCTATGGCGAATTGGTACAAAAACTGTCGTTACAGTGGTGGCCACGATCGCTAAAACCTTGGCCCAGGCAAGAGGCAGAAACCGTGGGTGGCTGGTTTTTGTTTGGCCTGTTCACGCTGATTCTCCTGTGGGAAGAGTTGTGGAATTTGGAAAACACGGCCTATTTATCGGCTTGTCTGCTGTTGTTGATTACGGCAGGTGCAGTGATTTTTTCACTGTTGTTTGAGCGGCGATTTTGGTGCCGCTATTTATGTCCGATCGGGGGCATGAACGGGTTGTTTGCGAAGCTATCGATGGTAGAACTACGGGCCAAACAGGGAATTTGCTCTGCTGCTTGCACAACCTATCAATGCTACAAAGGGGGGCCACAAAAGGGCGAAGGACAGGAAACCGGCGGTTGTCCCATTTATTCCCATCCAGCGCAATTGCAAGATAACAAAGATTGCGTACTCTGCATGACTTGCTTAAAAGCCTGCCCCCATCGATCGGTGGAACTCAATCTGCGGCCCCCCGGGATTGAACTGTGGACCACCCATCAACCCAGTTATGCCGAGGTTTCCCTATTGTTTTTACTGTTCGGAGCTGTGTTTTTACATCGATTACCCGAATTACAGCAACGCTTACAGTTAGATTTCCATTTAGACCAGTTTGGGTTTCACCTCTGGGCTTCCGTCCTAGCATTGAGTTTACCCATTGCGATCGCGTTTACCTTTCATACCTTGCAAAAGTGGCTGAATCTCGTGGGTAAAACGCGGCGGTTCTTGTACGTGGCCTATGGCTATCTGCCCTTGGTCTTAGGAGGAACCACGGCCCATTACCTCAAGTTAGGGCTGGCGGAAGCAGGGCAAATTTTGCCGGTGGCTTTTTCCACCTTTGGCTTAGCCACTGTTGGCGTACCTGGGTTTTCAGCCGATCCAGCGGTAATTGAATTTTTGCAAGGCTCCGTCTTGGTCGTGGGTTGGCTCTGTAGTGTGATTTTGACCCAGAAAATTGCGAAGCAGCCCATCCTTAAACTGTGGCCTCAGCATGCAGCCACGATCGGATTAATGGCTTTGCTGTGGAGTGTGATTGTAGGTTGGTAGCCGCTTGGGATCGTTGGGGGGAAGAGAATTCAGATGGGATTGCTATCCATGAGATCGCGATCGAACCAAGCAATTGAAATTGAGCAAAGCCATGGGTCAGGATATTTTTAACTTAAGAATATTTTTAACTTAAGAATTGCGGATTGGCGGTATCCTATTATGTCCTATCCGCTAGTTCTGATATGGATCATGAAGCCCAAACCGATTCCCGATCGTCCTTCCGTCCATGTATTTCTGGATGTAGAAAATATTCCACCCCAGCAGTATGCCTATTGGATTCGACTGCTCGCGAAGCAGTATGGGCAAATCAATCCCACGCGTCTTAGGGCCTATGCGGTCGATTGGCGGATTCGTAAAAAGTCCAAAGTGATGCTGGAAGAAACCGGATTTTCGACGGTTCGCGTGTCACCCGGTCACAATGCGGTGGACAATAAGATTTTCCGGGATTGTTTAATTCTGTCGAAAATTCGACAAACGCTGCTGCCTGAGGTCTACATTTTATCGACGGGGGATAGTGATTTTGTTCCGGTGGTCGATGTGTTACACGAACGCAATCACTATGTGGTTTGCTTAACCAGTAAACACCGTCAGGCCAGCCAGGAATTAATTCAGATCGTGGATGAACACTATTGCTTAGAAGATCTACCCCACTTGTTAGCCGAAGTTCATCAAAATCACAAGGTCATCACGGTTTCAACGCCCCAATCCATTGTGGAAAAGGATGATCCGTCTATGGAATCCCTCTGTGGGAAATAATGTCCCATTGCTCTTGGATCAAATGACATCTGCATCAATCAAGCTTAATCAAGCAGTATGAATTCAAGTAGTGTCAATCCAGCAGCATGAGGCCAGCAGCGTTTCCTAGACCTCTACCTGGGAGGAAACTTCTGGGGAGTCATGGACAGGGGAGCCTTGGACGATCTCCAAGGGTGGCTGATAGGCCGTTGATGTGTCCACTGGACGCGGTACATCTACCTCCACACCATTCACCACGGCTCCCAATAAATTGAAATCTTCGGATTCATTCAACTGCTCGATCGTCTCGGTCAACAGGCTTTTCTGGCTCATTCCTGGCCGAGTTACTAAAATCAGTCCATCGGTGTAAGGTTCCAGCAACAATGCATCGTTGCACTGCCCCAGGGAGGGCGTGTCTACGACCACAAAATCGAATCGGCCTTGGGCTTCTTCCAGCAATCGTTGCATTTCGTTGGATTCCAAAATGGAAGCCGCCTGGGCCTGGACACCCACGCTGGGAATGATATAGAGGTTTTCCACATCTGGGACCAGTTGGATGCAATCACTAATTTGGCTGTAATAGCGCAGGGGTTCCCGCGATCGTTCCGCTGGTACCATCACCCCCAAGTCCTGACTGCGGGACGGCGATCGCAAATCGGCTTCAATCAGCAACGTCCGTTTACCCGATCGGGCGGCAGCGATCGCCAGGTTATAGGCAACCGTAGTTTTGCCTTCCTGGACCATGGGACTACTGACTAGGAGGATCTTGGGTAATTTTCCTTCGGTCAGTCGCAGGGTACTGCGGAACTGTTCGTAGGCATCACCATAGGGGGAATGGGCTTTGAGAAGGAGGGGAGAACGATTGCTATTTTCCCAACTGGGAATCCAAGGCAACATTCCCAGCAATGGCACATCCTGTTGCCGCAGAGTATCCCGCAAATCTTCCGGGGTATAGACCGTGCCCTCGAGCATATCCAGCAGGAAAATCACCCCTGCCCCCAAAATTAAGCCCACCACACCACCCACCAGAATCATCAACGGTGCATTTTTAGGCGGCTTCGGCTCGATCGGTAAAGCAGCCAGTTGGGCAATACTCAAGCTACTGACGGTTTCCGCTTCAGCGGTTTTGGCGTCAATTAGTTTGGCCTGCATTTGATCATGCAGCGCTTTTTTGAGCTTGAACTGATCTTCCAAACGAGTTCTCGCAAGTTGTTTGTTCGGCAAATTTTGGAGCTGGAGGCGCAGATCTTGACTCGATCGATTCAGCAGTTGTAGCTGGCGGACAATGCCTTCCCGTTGCGTCGTCAATGCCACTAGTTGATTCGCCATTTCCTGACGCTTGGGATCGAGGCTGCTATCTTGGCGAACATTGGCCTGGAACGGAGCGGCCACCCCATTGCCTCCCATGACTTCGCGGGCACGCTGCTGGAGTTGTTCATCTAGGGCCGCCTTTTGCTGGGTCAGTTCCACCATGCGGGGATGGGATGGGGTCAAGTCTTTCCCCGCGATCGCCAATTGCGACTCAATTTGATAAATTTGGGCCCGCAGATTGGCAATGATGGGATCGGCACTGAGGGCAGAAGAGACATAGGCTTGGTTGGGATCGAGCCCTAACTTACTCTGCAAACTAGCCACTTCAGCATTGATGCGTTCGAGTTCCAAGCCCAACATGCGCTGCTGGGTTTCACTCTGGGAAATGGCTCCGCTCAAGCTACCATTCTGTGCGGCCACAAGGGCAGGGCCTTCCGTGCGATCGTACAGTTCCAACTGTTGCTCTGCCGCTCTCAGTTCTGCCTTGGCTTTGGGAATCCGTTGATCTAAAGACCCGACAACCGCCTTCAACCGGGCGGAGTTGTTCGCCTGACTTTGCTGGACAATTAGTTCCGCCAAGCTCTGCATGACTTGCTTAGCACGATTTTCCTCCGTATCTCGATAGGTGAGCTGAACTTGGTTATTGCCGCCGGAAGCAGGGGCTTTTTTGTCCTTGGCGGATTCGCTGCTGGGTAATGTGACTTTTAGACTCTTGAGAATTCTCCTGGCATCCAAGCCGACTTTTTGGGCCACGGTGTTTAACATCGATTCCGTCACCAGGGAATCCGCCGTAAAGGTTTCGATCGGTTGGCGGATCTCGGTGCCCGTGGTGGAAAAAACCGTGGCGGGCTGATTGGCAACCAGAATGGCCTCTACGGTGTATAGCGGTGGTGGATCGGGCTGGGACACCGCAAGACTAGACCCCGTGACGCCAAGGGCCAAACCCACAGGTAACAACCATTTGTAGCGATTAACAGCCAGGAAATAGCGTTTAACGATCGGAGAAGCCATGGGGGAATGGGGGAATCGAGTTTACACAAGCAAGTTTCTAGGCCAGCATTACTCCTGACCAGAGGGTCGAAACAGATTGGTTGCACTATTGCCCAACTCGCGGAAAAACAAAAGGAACCCTAAGACATCGCGAAAGGGCTGGGTAAAGACATTCAACGCATAGGTAATTCTGCCAACCAAGTTGCGGCCAATCACAATCACATCATTATCCTGCAGGGCAATATTTTGGGTCATGTCGCCCATGATGGCTTTTTTGCCATCCAGTTGAAAGGTAACGGCTTTCTGTTGCACGTTATCAAACCGTACAACGGCAATCTTGCGCAGATTGGCCGCATCGGGATTGAGGCCCACCTTGGCCAAGGCATCGACAAACTTACTTCCGTTGGGCACAATCACCTCTCCCAATCCCCCCCGCGCATAGCTGAGCACGCGAATCGTTAGTTGGGGTTTGACCAAGGTCGATCGGGCCACAATACTGCGATCGTAATCCTGCAACTTATCCGGCTGCAACTTGGTAACTAGGATGACATCACCATCCTGCAAGCGGGCATCGGGCAGAGATGTTCCTGTCTTTAACGGCGTAAATAAATCCAAGGATTCTTCGATCGTGGTGCCATTGGGCATCGCTCGCCGCACCTTCACTTCCCGCAGATCCGCTTGATCGGTCGTGC of Alkalinema sp. FACHB-956 contains these proteins:
- a CDS encoding polysaccharide biosynthesis tyrosine autokinase yields the protein MASPIVKRYFLAVNRYKWLLPVGLALGVTGSSLAVSQPDPPPLYTVEAILVANQPATVFSTTGTEIRQPIETFTADSLVTESMLNTVAQKVGLDARRILKSLKVTLPSSESAKDKKAPASGGNNQVQLTYRDTEENRAKQVMQSLAELIVQQSQANNSARLKAVVGSLDQRIPKAKAELRAAEQQLELYDRTEGPALVAAQNGSLSGAISQSETQQRMLGLELERINAEVASLQSKLGLDPNQAYVSSALSADPIIANLRAQIYQIESQLAIAGKDLTPSHPRMVELTQQKAALDEQLQQRAREVMGGNGVAAPFQANVRQDSSLDPKRQEMANQLVALTTQREGIVRQLQLLNRSSQDLRLQLQNLPNKQLARTRLEDQFKLKKALHDQMQAKLIDAKTAEAETVSSLSIAQLAALPIEPKPPKNAPLMILVGGVVGLILGAGVIFLLDMLEGTVYTPEDLRDTLRQQDVPLLGMLPWIPSWENSNRSPLLLKAHSPYGDAYEQFRSTLRLTEGKLPKILLVSSPMVQEGKTTVAYNLAIAAARSGKRTLLIEADLRSPSRSQDLGVMVPAERSREPLRYYSQISDCIQLVPDVENLYIIPSVGVQAQAASILESNEMQRLLEEAQGRFDFVVVDTPSLGQCNDALLLEPYTDGLILVTRPGMSQKSLLTETIEQLNESEDFNLLGAVVNGVEVDVPRPVDTSTAYQPPLEIVQGSPVHDSPEVSSQVEV
- a CDS encoding NYN domain-containing protein; translation: MKPKPIPDRPSVHVFLDVENIPPQQYAYWIRLLAKQYGQINPTRLRAYAVDWRIRKKSKVMLEETGFSTVRVSPGHNAVDNKIFRDCLILSKIRQTLLPEVYILSTGDSDFVPVVDVLHERNHYVVCLTSKHRQASQELIQIVDEHYCLEDLPHLLAEVHQNHKVITVSTPQSIVEKDDPSMESLCGK
- a CDS encoding sigma 54-interacting transcriptional regulator yields the protein MDLTARIDWLRQFTVLGSLSDAALAAMGAAIAELPFQANRRLVLEDTAPAALYILYQGHLESYRTSPNTIAKVVGILPGAVLYLKELLLDQPAEQTTITLDAGVVWQVPRDRLRSIVQQYPEVGQLVSQQLAEALQEVEATLNFERERERALRPYLVPKVRRGIVGASRYAVRLRQDIRKATGDRQPVLIFGEPGLNKDNIAALIHFGSADRHEPLVKLNCNTLQANGADLFGRGNRSGILDWMGRGTLMLNNLEDLPPHLEDSLIQLLETGQYAPVPSNSDSRQNAALPSSDGDEPTGDEPTTNLKVSEARIIMTSEKIVPQVEKCQQARHSIKVPPLRVRKSDIAAQVEYYLSLTCRSRGIAKPKVTPEALRRLQSYDFPGNLTELENLVNRALLQADRAVELTEEVFWPASIKANRFRVNLLNTYPQLRQFLRSDWYPDRINYGLTLTAFALILGVLFLGPQSRDRNFALNIFWDWWWLGSCLIFPFLGRIWCSFCPFMIYGELVQKLSLQWWPRSLKPWPRQEAETVGGWFLFGLFTLILLWEELWNLENTAYLSACLLLLITAGAVIFSLLFERRFWCRYLCPIGGMNGLFAKLSMVELRAKQGICSAACTTYQCYKGGPQKGEGQETGGCPIYSHPAQLQDNKDCVLCMTCLKACPHRSVELNLRPPGIELWTTHQPSYAEVSLLFLLFGAVFLHRLPELQQRLQLDFHLDQFGFHLWASVLALSLPIAIAFTFHTLQKWLNLVGKTRRFLYVAYGYLPLVLGGTTAHYLKLGLAEAGQILPVAFSTFGLATVGVPGFSADPAVIEFLQGSVLVVGWLCSVILTQKIAKQPILKLWPQHAATIGLMALLWSVIVGW
- a CDS encoding glycosyltransferase family 4 protein; the protein is MKILVLTWEFPPRIVGGIARHVAELYPELVKRGHEIHIVTVQFGEAPAYEEVEGVQVHRVIVGEGHNFFHWVGRMNESMGSFGGQLLIQKRPFDIIHAHDWLVGDSAIALKHHFHIPLVATIHATEYGRNNGIHNDVQRHVSEKERFLAHEAWRIIVCTQYMKREVTKVLHMPSDKIDIVYNGIRAEKKHLDPDFDVLSFRQRFAQDDEKIVYYVGRITYEKGIVRLLQAAPLVIQALGGQVKFVIIGTGQLEPLQRQAKELGIWDYCCFTGFMPDEDLDKFQTIADCAVFPSLYEPFGIVALESFAARVPVVVSDTGGLPEVVDHGRTGVVTTTNDALSLAQGILEILKNPELAHQLVENAYQELEHRFRWSLLAEQTEKIYQRVVQERSQVNW